The Daphnia pulicaria isolate SC F1-1A chromosome 12, SC_F0-13Bv2, whole genome shotgun sequence genome contains a region encoding:
- the LOC124316564 gene encoding uncharacterized protein LOC124316564: MGHAYGRKKISQKTTNSSSGSFAVSPSPSKSISSGSSLVATSTSPFKASLCNTIEDTQGVKRKIFDRTESDIQDVVVISDLDEAYSEVSNELPPTPPPSRLSSLLAAPTVAIGKRTVTAPDPATGRKTFSASSDENVAASAALTPPAFAVRMRTATASGLVPDA, from the exons ATGGGCCATGCTTATGGtcgcaaaaaaataagtcaaaagACAACAAACTCAAGTTCAGGATCTTTCGCCGTATCCCCTTCACCTTCGAAATCTATTTCTTCTGGCAGCAGCTTGGTGGCGACAAGCACTTCTCCCTTTAAAGCTTCCCTGTGCAACACCATTGAAGACACACAAG gTGTAAAACGGAAGATAtttgatcgaacggaatcTGACATCCAGGATGTGGTAGTAATCTCCGACCTTGACGAAGCTTATTCTGAGGTCTCAAATGAGTTACCGCCAACTCCTCCACCTAGTAGATTATCTTCCCTACTGGCAGCTCCGACTGTCGCTATTGGAAAGCGCACTGTAACTGCCCCAGATCCAGCGACTGGCAGGAAGACTTTCTCGGCGTCCTCGGATGAAAATGTCGCTGCGTCAGCTGCCCTGACACCTCCGGCTTTCGCCGTTAGAATGAGGACAGCAACTGCAAGTGGCTTAGTTCCTGATGCCTAG